In the genome of Achromobacter sp. MFA1 R4, the window AGGCCCACGCCGCCGATCACCTCGCCGTTCACGACGATGGGAAAGCCGCCCACGAACACGGCGAACTTGCCGTCAAAGCTCCACTGGATGCCGAAGGCTTCGTTGCCGGGCAGCGCCGGGCCGTTGGGCGGGGTGTTGAACAGGTGCGTCGAACGCTTGTGCCCCGCCGCGGTGAAGGCCTTGTTCCAGGCGATCTGCGGGCCCGTGATGCGCGCGCCGTCCATGCGTTCGAGTGCGATCGGATAGCCGCCGTCGTCCACGATGCAGATCGATTCCAGCACGCCGATTTCCTGCGACTTGGCGATGGCGGCGCGCACCATGACGCGCGCTTCTTCGAGTTCCAGGCGATAGATCTGTTTCATTGCAAAGCCTCTGGTGGTGGGTTGGCCGTCAGCCGGCGCGGTAGACGGTCTTGATCTGCGTATAGAACTCCAGGCCCACGCGGCCCGATTCGCGGAACGTGGACGTGCTGGAGTGTTTCAGGCCGCCGAACGGCGCATTGATGAGGTTGCCGGTGGTGGTGCGGTTGATCTTGACGGTGCCGGCCTGGATGTCCCGGGCGAAGCGGTGCGCATACCGCGCGTCGGTGGTGGCGATGGCGGCCGACAGCCCGTATTCCGTGTCATTGGCCTGCGCGATGGCGTCTTCATAGCCGTCGACCTCGATCAAGGCGATGACCGGGCCGAAGATTTCTTCGCGCGCGATCCGCATTTTCTGGGTCACGCCGGCAAACAGCGCTGGCGTGACGTAATAGCCGCGGTCAAAGCCCGGCCCCGTCAGGCGGTCTCCCCCGTGCAGGTGCGTGGCCTCCTGCTTGCCCAGTTCGATGTAGCCCAGCACATTGTCGAGCTGCCGGGCAGTCGCCAGGGGACCCAGGTCGAAGTTGCCGTCCAGGCCGTTGCCGATGGTCAGCGTGCGGATTCTGGCCAGCAGCTTGTCCGTGTAGGCCTGGCTGACCTTGCGGTCGACCAGCACGCGGCTGGTGCCGGTGCAGGCCTGGCCGCTGAGCGAAAAGCCACCCTTGACCGCCAGGTCCACCGCGCGGTCCAGGTCGGCGTCGGCCAGCACGATCAGCGGATTCTTGCCGCCCAGTTCCATCTGGGTGCGGGTGGTCAGGCCCGCCGTCCGGTGGATCTGCTCGCCGGCCGCGGTGGAGCCGGTGAACGAAATGGCGCGCACCTGGCTGGCGGCGGTGATGGCCTGGCCCACGGCGCCGGCGGGGCCGGTCACGAAGTTCAGCACGCCCGGGGGCAGGCCGGCCTGCACGAAGGCTTCCGTCAGACGGTAGCCCGACAGCGGCGCGTCCGACGACGGCTTGAACACCACCGTGTTGCCCGTGATCAGTGCCGGCGCGATCTTGCGCGCGGGGATGGAGATGGGGAAGTTCCACGGGGAGATCACCGTCACCACGCCGAGCGGCTCGCGCTGGCTGTAGACGATCATGTCCGGGTCGTCGTTGGCGAAGGTTTCGCCCGTGAAGGACTGGCCCTCGACGGCGTAGAAGCGGATCGTCTGGGCGGACCGCAGGACTTCGTCCTTGGCGAGGTTCAGGCCTTTGCCCTCTTCGCGGGTCAGTTCGCGCGCGATGGCGTCGGCCTGGTCTTCCAGGTGCTGGGCCGCGCGGAACAGGATGGCGGCCCGCTTGGAGATCGGCATGTCGCGCCACGCGGCGAAGGCTGCGTCGGCCGCCCGGACCGCCTGCGCCGCGTCCTCGGCGTCCGACACCTGAAACAGTCCGACCACGTCGCGGGTGTCGGCCGGGTTGAGGTTCGGGGCGGTTTTTCCCGTGCCGCTGGGCATCCAGTTGCCGCCGATGTAGTTCATGAACACGTGCTGCGAGAGATCTTCCACGGGAGCGCTTCCTTGGTCGGGGCCGGCGTGGCCGGGGTGAGGCGTCTGAGCCAGGTTCAGAACATTGTATACTTTAATCACTTTGCGACGATCGGTGGAAACCCCACCCGCGCATCCAGCGAAAAGGCTCCCTGCCGGGAGCCTTACGCCTGGGAGGCCGGCGCCATCAACTCCAGATGAGCACCGCGCAGATGGTCGACACGGACAGGGCCAGCAGTACGGGCAGCAGGAGGGCGCGGACCAGGGACAACACGTTCACCCGCGCAAAACCCGCCACCGCGATCAGCGAGGACCAGGCGATCAGCGTGCCGCCTCCCGTCCACACGGCGCCCATCTGGCCGACCGCCGCCAGCGTGGCGGGGTCCACGCCCACCACCGGGCCGAGGGCGCCGGACAGCGTTCCGGTCAGCGGCAGGCCGGCAAAGCCCGACCCGTCGATGCCGGTGATCATGCCGACGAGCAGCACGCCGAACGCGACCAGGAAGTGGTTTTCGGGGATCAGGTGCTGCGCGGCCGAGATCACCTCGAACAGCAGCCCGGGCGCCTGCGCCGCCGGCACGCCCAGAATCTGCGCGGCCGTCTCGTTCGCGCCCACGAAGAAGAAGCCGGCGATCGGCAGCACGGAGCCCATGGCCTTGAAGGCGAAGACGAAGCCGTCCGTGACGTGTTCCGGACAGACGTCCAGCATCTTGCGCGGGCCTTCGGCCGCCAGCGTCACCAGCATCATCACCACGAAGGCGACGCCGCCCACGAGCGCTGCCGCGTCGCCGCCGCGCAACGCGGGCAGGGACGGGAACAGCCGGGGCAGCACCATCACGCCGATCACCGCCAGAAAGGCCAGCGGCGTCACCACCGCGAAAACCTTGGACCAGCGGATGCGGCGCGCTTCCTCGCCCAGCGCCGGGCCGTCGGGCAGCGCGGGGTCCGCGCCCATGGTGCCGCGGGCGAGTTCCGCCTTGTCGAAGGAACCGGCTTGTTCGATCCGGGCCAGGCTGCCATCCTGGGCGCGCGCCTGCCAGGCCGACAGCAGCGCGGCATCGGCGGGAACGATCTGGCGGCGCACCAGCAGGTAGGCCGCCGTCAGCGCGATGGCGCCGGTGATCAGGGACAACACCAGCGCGCGGTCGGCCACCACCGCCGCGCTGACCGCCGCGCCGGCCGCCTTGGCGCTGATGCTGGGCGCCACGCCGATCACGTAGTCCGAGGACAGGGCCATGCCCTGGCCGGCGATCGCGATGGCCATGGCGCCGGCCAGCGGCGGCAGTCCGGCCGCGATGGCGGCCGGCAGCAGGATGGCGGACACCAGCGGCACCGCGGGGGTCGGCCAGAAGAACAGCGAGATCACATACGTACAGAGGGCGATGATCAGAAAGGACGAATGCCCGCCGCGCATGATGCGGCGAAAGGGCTGGACCATGCGCACGTCCGCCTGCAGCGTCTTGAGCGAATTGAGCAGGGCCGTCATGAAAGTGATGACCAGGAAGATGTTGAACAGCTCCTTGGCCGCGACGAAGCTGGCGGAAAAAATGCCGATCAGCGCGCTGATCGGATTGCCCGTGATCGCCAGCACGACCAGGAACGTCCCGATGACGGATGGCACCACCACATTGGCCCGCAGGATCATCGTCAGGATGATGGCGGCGACGCTGATCAGGTACATCCAATGAGCGGCATTGAGCACGACGTCGGATTGCATGCGCTATTCCCCTTGTATATGGGTGGCTGTTGGGTCGCCACCATCGGTATACTATATTTCGTTTGCAGGCATACCAACCGAAATATGCATCGCCTAGGGAAAGCGATAGGGCCAGAAATGGCCTGAATAACGGCTTAAAAACAGGGGTTTACCCTGATTTGTCGGGAATTTGCGGGCGCAGCGTGATTTCATGGATAGACTATCGTATACATAATTGACTTGTGACGCGGCATGCTGTCTACGCTGGCTTTTCCCGACCTGTGGCATTACGCCGCCATGGCGGCCGTGGTGTTCGGCGCCGCGGTGGCGCAAGGCGTGGGCGGCGTGGGCTTTGCCATGTTTGCCGCGCCCGTGGCGGCCATGTTCTTCCCCCAGCTCGCGCCCGGCCCGCTCCTGACCCTGGGCGGCTTCATT includes:
- a CDS encoding heme-binding protein, with translation MKQIYRLELEEARVMVRAAIAKSQEIGVLESICIVDDGGYPIALERMDGARITGPQIAWNKAFTAAGHKRSTHLFNTPPNGPALPGNEAFGIQWSFDGKFAVFVGGFPIVVNGEVIGGVGLSGGNGEQDTKAGLAALAALAELLEPRGMKVLVEADIKK
- a CDS encoding aldehyde dehydrogenase family protein, giving the protein MEDLSQHVFMNYIGGNWMPSGTGKTAPNLNPADTRDVVGLFQVSDAEDAAQAVRAADAAFAAWRDMPISKRAAILFRAAQHLEDQADAIARELTREEGKGLNLAKDEVLRSAQTIRFYAVEGQSFTGETFANDDPDMIVYSQREPLGVVTVISPWNFPISIPARKIAPALITGNTVVFKPSSDAPLSGYRLTEAFVQAGLPPGVLNFVTGPAGAVGQAITAASQVRAISFTGSTAAGEQIHRTAGLTTRTQMELGGKNPLIVLADADLDRAVDLAVKGGFSLSGQACTGTSRVLVDRKVSQAYTDKLLARIRTLTIGNGLDGNFDLGPLATARQLDNVLGYIELGKQEATHLHGGDRLTGPGFDRGYYVTPALFAGVTQKMRIAREEIFGPVIALIEVDGYEDAIAQANDTEYGLSAAIATTDARYAHRFARDIQAGTVKINRTTTGNLINAPFGGLKHSSTSTFRESGRVGLEFYTQIKTVYRAG